The DNA segment GGGGATCATCACCGCGGTCGCCGTGATGCTTCTCCAGGAACGCGCGCACCTCGGCGCGCCAGGCAGCTTCGTCCGGGGTGTCGTCGAAATCCATGCAGGGTCCTCCCGTTATCGGATGCGCAACCTCCGCAGCAGCTTCAACTGCCGGTTGCCGAGTGCCACGAACGACTCGATGGGCCGGCCCGGCGGCGGTCCGAGCGGGCCGAGACGCGAGACCGCCACGGTCTGCGCGTCGGTGAACCGGCGGATGCCCTCGGCGCCGTGGCGGCGGCCGAGCCCGCTGTCGCCGCGGCCGCCCATCGGCGCCTCCACGGTGGCGATGGCGAGGCCGGCCCCGTCGTTGACGTTCACCGCGCCGGCGCGGATCCGGCGGGCCATCGCCTCGGCCGCCGCGGTGTCGGTGCTGAAGATGCTGGCGGACAGCCCGTGCCGGCCGCGGTTGGCCTCGGCGATCGCGGCCTCGTCGCCGTCCACCCGGTGCAGGGAGACGACCGGGCCGAACGTCTCGCCGAGGCAGACGTCCATGTCGCCGGTGACGTCGGCGAGGACCGTGGGCTGGTAGGAGTACGGGCTGATGTCGGGGCGCGGCCGGCCTCCGGCGAGAACTGCCGCTCCCTTCGCCACGGCGTCGCGTACATGGGAGCTGACCTTGTCCAACTGGGACTGCGACGCCAGTGGGCCCACGTCGTACCCGAAACCGAGGCCCTGACCCAGGCGGAGCCCGCTCGTGGCGGCCAGCAGCGCCTCGGCGAACGCGTCGTAGACCTTCCCGTGCACGATCACCCGCTCGATGTGGATGCACATCTGGCCGCTGTTGGCGAACGCGGCCTCGACGGTGCCGCGGGCGGCGAGGTCCAGGTCGGCGTCGGCGCGCACGATCAGCGGGTTCTTGCCGCCGAGCTCCAGCGAGACGCCGATGAGCCGGCGCGCGGCGTGCTCGGCGACGAGCCGGCCGGTCGCCGTGGACCCGGTGAAGCAGACGTAGTCGGAGGCGTCGACCACCGCCGCGCCGATCGCCGGGCCGTCGCCGGTGACCACCTGCCAGACGTGTTCCGGCAGGCCCGCCTCGGCCAGCAGCGCCCGGGCCCAGAGCAGGGTCAGCGGGGTCTGCTCGTCGGCCTTGCTGACCGCGGTGTTGGCGGCCAGCAGCGCCGGGATCAGGTCGGCGACGCCGAGATAGAGCGGGTAGTTCCACGGCGAGATGATCCCGACGACGCCCTTCGGGACGCGGACCTCGGTGACCCGGGTGGCGATCGGGACGGCCGGGCGTACCGGGCGGTCCGCGATGTAGGTGTGCCCGTGCCGCGCGTAGTGCCGGGCCACCGTGCCGAGCAGCAGCACCTCCTGCCAGGCGTGCACGCGGGCCTTGCCGGTCTCCCACTGGATCAGGTCGAGCACCTCGTCCTGACGGTCGACGAGCAGGTCGTGGAAACGGAGGATCACGTCGGCGCGGGCCCGGAACGACAGGGCGGCCCACTGCCGCTGCGCGACACGGGCGAGGTCTGCGGCGGCGTCGACGTCATCGGCCGTGCAGGACGGGACGGCTATGGTCGGCAGGGCGTCGAAGGGAGCGAGCGCTGTCGACGTACCCTTGCCGCTGCCCTTGATCCATCGGCGAAGCGAAGCGATCCGGGCATCGGTGAGCCAACCAGGGCGATGGGCGCTCACGGCTTCCATGAGTTCTCCCGTAGCACGATCGGCTGGCCGTCCTTGGGGAACGGCAGCGAGTGGTGATCCAGCGGCGGCACGTAGGCCGGATCGACGGTCCAGTGATAGCGGCGCAGCAACCGGTGCATGATCGCCTTGACTTCGAGGCCGGCGAACCGGAGGCCGATGCACTTGTGCACGCCGCCGCCGAACGGTTCCCAGGCGAACCGGTGCGACCGATCCTCGCGGCGCCCGGGCGCGAACCGTTCCGGGTCGAAGACCATCGGGTTCGTCCAGTACTCCTCCATGAGGTGGGTGAACTGGATGCCGAGCGCGCACATGGTCCCGGCCGGGATCCTCGTCCCCTGGACGACCGTGTCCTTGACGGCGTAGCGGACCAGCACCGGAACCGGCGCCCGCAGCCGCAGCGCCTCCTTCATCACCAGATCGATCGCGACCAGCGACTCGAGCTCCGCGCGGTCCGGGGCCGGTCCCAGTGCCGTCGCCTCGTCCCGGCATCGCTGCTGCCAGGCCGGATGCTGGCCCAGATACTGCAGGATCGTCGCCGTCGTGATCGTCGACGTGTCGTGCGCCGCCATCATCAGGAAGATCATGTGATTGATGACGTCGTCGTCGGAGAAGCGCTCGCCGTCCTCGGTCTCGATGTGGCAGAGCACCGAGAAGATGTCGTCCCGGCTCTCTCCCGCGCGCTTGGCCGGCAGATAGCCGCGCAGGAAATCCTCCAAGATCTTGCGGGCCCGGTACGCCCGGCCCCAGCGGGTGAACGGGACGTCCGCCCGGACCACGCCGGCCGCGGCCTGTACGCATGTGATGAACGCGCGATTCACCCGGGCCATCTCGGCACGGCTGGTCTCGCGCGCGCCGCCCATGAACAGGTCCGCGGCGATGTCCAGGGTGAGCTGCTTGAGCCGCCAGTGCGCGGGGAACCGTTTCCCGGCCTCCCAGCCGGCCGTGCCCTGCTCGATCGCCGGGTGCAGCCGCCTGGTGTAGCCGTCCAACCGTTCCGGCGTGAACGCCTCCTGCATGATCCGCCGATGTCCGTGATGGACGTCGAAGTCGATGAGCATGAGACCGCCGTGGAAGAACGGCCCGACCAGCTGTGACCAGGCCGGTTCGTTGGCGAACGCCTTGTCGGAGTTCTGCAGCGCCTCACCGCAGGCGTCCGGGCCCAGCAGCATCACGGTGTTCTTTCCCAGCATGTACGCCGGAGCGACAGCGCCGTAATGCTCCCAATGGCGGCGGTAGAGCGCGATCGGATCCCTCTGATAGTCGAGGAACCCGCCGATCCACGGCAGCCCGCGGTCCTCGCGCCGCACGGTCGCGATCTGGCGCGTCTCTTCCCGAATCTCAGCCGTCATTGGCCACCTCCGGTATCGACCAGAGTGATTCGGGAAGGATGTCCTGTCAATGTTGCGGCAGCGGTGTGGCATGGTTGGCGGATGGCGGTCCAGCAAGGGATCTATCGGGGCGTCAGCGCCGCCGACCGTGTGGCACAGCGCCGCGAACGGCTGCTCGCCGCCGCCCTCACCGTCTGGGCCGATCCGCACGTCCGCACCACGATGACCGCCGTCTGCGCCGAGGCCGGCCTCAGCGAGCGCTACTTCTACGAGAGCTTCACCGGCCTGGAAGCGCTGCTCGAAGCGGTGATGGACGCCATCGCCGCGGAGATCGAGACGACGAGTCGCACGGCCGCCGAAGCGGCCGGCGACGATCCGGTGGCCCGGGTGCGGGCGGCCGTGCGGTCCTTCATGGAGCTGCTGATCGCCGATCCCCGCAAGGGCCGCGTCGCGATCGTGGAGTCCATCGCGGTTCCCGCACTGCGCCGCCGCCGTACGGAGTTGTTGCGCCATCTGGCGCATCAGTCGGCCCTGGAGTCGCGGCGGGTGCTCGGCGCGCCCAGCCACAGCGAGGCGGAGGACGAGATCGGCGGCATGCTGTTCATCGGCGGCATGGCCGAGCTGATCACCGCCTGGCTGGACGGCGTCCTCCCCGCGTCCCCGGACGAGATCGTCGAGGCGGCTTCGAGGGCATTGCTCGGCCTCTACGCAGATTCACCCTAGGCGAACGATGCGCGGGTAGCCCTCTCGCGCGAGGTTGGTGACATTCCGGCCTGTCGAGGGGGCGAGCGTTGTGGCGGATACCGACCGCATCTCAGGGTCTGCGGGAACCGGGGAGGCGCCGGCGCGAGCCGGGCTGGTGCTGACCGCGCTGATCGTGGTCGCCGGCGTGGCGAACCTGAACCTGTCGGTGGCGAACGTGGCGCTGCCGTCGATCGGGCGGGCGTTCGACTCGTCGCAGACGTCGCTCGACCTGATCGCGGTGGGCTACTCGCTGGGCCTGGCGGCGTCGGTGCTCTACCTGGGCGCGCTCGGTGACCGGTACGGCCGCAAGATGATGCTGCTGCTGGGCATGGGCCTGTCGGTCCCGGCCTGCCTGCTCGCCGCGTACGCGCCGTCCGACACGGTCCTGTTCCTCGCCCGGCTGCTGGGCGGATTCTCGGCCGGCCTGGCCTACCCGACCACGCTCGCGCTGATCACGGCGCTGTGGGCGGGCGCGGGCCGGACCAAGTCGATCGCGCTGTGGTCGGCGATCGGTGGTGGCATCGCCGCGCTGGGCCCGCTGGTGGCCGGTTTCCTGCTGCAGAGCTTCTGGTGGGGCTCGGTCTTCCTGATCACCCTGCCGCTCGTGGCGATCGCGTTGTTCCTCGCCTGGCGCCTGGTACCGAGCGGCGTGAACGAGACCACCGACCCGGTCGACAACCTCGGCGGCATCCTCTCGGTGGTGCTGGTCGGCTCGCTGATCCTCTCGATCAACTTCGCGCCGGTGCCGGACAAGGGAACCCTCACGCTCGGCCTGGCAGCGATCGCGCTGGCCGCGCTGATCGGGTTCGTGGTGCGGCAGCGACGCGCCGCGAACCCGCTGTACGACCTGCACGTGGCGCGCCGCCGGGTGTTCTGGGTGGCCGCCTGCGCCGGTGTGATCGTGTTCGGCTCGCTGATGGGTTCGGCGTTCGTCAGCCAGCAGTACCTGCAGAACGTGCTGGGCTACACGACCCTGGAGGCGGGCGCCGCGTTCCTGCCGGCGGTCGTGCTGATGGTGCTCGTCGCGCCGCGCTCGGCGAAGCTGGTGGAGACCCGGGGCGCCCGGTTCACGCTGCTCTGCGGCTACGTGTCGCTGCTGCTCGCCTTCGGCTGGATGCTGATCTTCTGGCAGGACGCGAGCCCGTACTGGCAGATCGGCCTGGCGTACGTCTTCATCGGCATCGGAGTCGGCCTGGCCGGAACCCCGGCGTCGCACTCGCTGACCGGTTCGGTGCCGGTGCGCCGGGCCGGCATGGCCTCCGGCACGGCCGACCTGCAGCGCGACCTGGGTGGCGCGATCCTGCAGTCGGTCTTCGGGGCGTTGCTGACCGCCGGGTACGCGTCGGCGTTCGCCGCCACCCTGGCCGTCACGCCGGACGCCGAGAGCATGAGCAGCGACATGCGCAACGTGCTGACCAAGTCGTTCTCCAGCGCCGCCGACGCGGCCCAGCAGTACCCGCAGTACGCCGGGCAGATCACCGCCGCCGCCAAGGGGTCCTTCCTGGACGGCGCGGACTGGGCGTACACGGCCGGCATCATCGCGATCCTGGCCGGCGCGGTCCTCGTGTTCTTCCTCTTCCCGCGCAGGGAGCAGGAGGAGCGGCTCCTTGCGGAATACCACTCGGAGGACAACGGATAGGGAGACGTCCATGCAGCATGCCGACGTGATCGTCATCGGGACCGGCGCCGGCGGGGGAACCCTGGCGCACCGGCTGGCGGCCACCGGGAAACGGGTTCTGATTCTGGAACGCGGCGACTACTTACCCCGGGAGCGGGACAACTGGGAGTCGACCGCGGTGTTCGTGAAGGGTAAGTACCGCGCGCCGGAGTTCTGGCTCGACAAGCACGGGCACGAGTTCCCGCCGGAGGTGAACTACTACGTCGGCGGGAACACCAAGTTCTACGGCGCGGCGCTGTTCCGGCTGCGGCCGCAGGATTTCGGCGAGATCCGGCACCACGGCGGCATCTCGCCGGCCTGGCCGATCAGCTACGACGATCTGGAGCCCTATTACACCCAGGCCGAGCATCTGTACGGCGTCCGCGGCCTGCACGGCGAGGATCCGACAGCAGGAAAGGCGAGCCGCGACTACCCCTTCGGGCCGGTGCAGCACGAGCCGCGCATCCAGGAACTGAGCGACGGCCTGGAGAAGCTCGGCCGGCATCCGTTCCACCTGCCGATCGGCGTGAACCTCACCCAGAACGCGGCGGGCAACGCCACTCATGGCAGCGTCTGCATCCGGTGTGACCGGGTGGACGGCTTCCCGTGCCTGCTCGACGCCAAGTCCGACGCCCAGGTCCGCTGCGTCGACCCGGCGCTGAC comes from the Actinoplanes sp. OR16 genome and includes:
- a CDS encoding cytochrome P450, whose translation is MTAEIREETRQIATVRREDRGLPWIGGFLDYQRDPIALYRRHWEHYGAVAPAYMLGKNTVMLLGPDACGEALQNSDKAFANEPAWSQLVGPFFHGGLMLIDFDVHHGHRRIMQEAFTPERLDGYTRRLHPAIEQGTAGWEAGKRFPAHWRLKQLTLDIAADLFMGGARETSRAEMARVNRAFITCVQAAAGVVRADVPFTRWGRAYRARKILEDFLRGYLPAKRAGESRDDIFSVLCHIETEDGERFSDDDVINHMIFLMMAAHDTSTITTATILQYLGQHPAWQQRCRDEATALGPAPDRAELESLVAIDLVMKEALRLRAPVPVLVRYAVKDTVVQGTRIPAGTMCALGIQFTHLMEEYWTNPMVFDPERFAPGRREDRSHRFAWEPFGGGVHKCIGLRFAGLEVKAIMHRLLRRYHWTVDPAYVPPLDHHSLPFPKDGQPIVLRENSWKP
- a CDS encoding TetR/AcrR family transcriptional regulator translates to MAVQQGIYRGVSAADRVAQRRERLLAAALTVWADPHVRTTMTAVCAEAGLSERYFYESFTGLEALLEAVMDAIAAEIETTSRTAAEAAGDDPVARVRAAVRSFMELLIADPRKGRVAIVESIAVPALRRRRTELLRHLAHQSALESRRVLGAPSHSEAEDEIGGMLFIGGMAELITAWLDGVLPASPDEIVEAASRALLGLYADSP
- a CDS encoding succinic semialdehyde dehydrogenase, translated to MEAVSAHRPGWLTDARIASLRRWIKGSGKGTSTALAPFDALPTIAVPSCTADDVDAAADLARVAQRQWAALSFRARADVILRFHDLLVDRQDEVLDLIQWETGKARVHAWQEVLLLGTVARHYARHGHTYIADRPVRPAVPIATRVTEVRVPKGVVGIISPWNYPLYLGVADLIPALLAANTAVSKADEQTPLTLLWARALLAEAGLPEHVWQVVTGDGPAIGAAVVDASDYVCFTGSTATGRLVAEHAARRLIGVSLELGGKNPLIVRADADLDLAARGTVEAAFANSGQMCIHIERVIVHGKVYDAFAEALLAATSGLRLGQGLGFGYDVGPLASQSQLDKVSSHVRDAVAKGAAVLAGGRPRPDISPYSYQPTVLADVTGDMDVCLGETFGPVVSLHRVDGDEAAIAEANRGRHGLSASIFSTDTAAAEAMARRIRAGAVNVNDGAGLAIATVEAPMGGRGDSGLGRRHGAEGIRRFTDAQTVAVSRLGPLGPPPGRPIESFVALGNRQLKLLRRLRIR
- a CDS encoding MFS transporter, with the translated sequence MADTDRISGSAGTGEAPARAGLVLTALIVVAGVANLNLSVANVALPSIGRAFDSSQTSLDLIAVGYSLGLAASVLYLGALGDRYGRKMMLLLGMGLSVPACLLAAYAPSDTVLFLARLLGGFSAGLAYPTTLALITALWAGAGRTKSIALWSAIGGGIAALGPLVAGFLLQSFWWGSVFLITLPLVAIALFLAWRLVPSGVNETTDPVDNLGGILSVVLVGSLILSINFAPVPDKGTLTLGLAAIALAALIGFVVRQRRAANPLYDLHVARRRVFWVAACAGVIVFGSLMGSAFVSQQYLQNVLGYTTLEAGAAFLPAVVLMVLVAPRSAKLVETRGARFTLLCGYVSLLLAFGWMLIFWQDASPYWQIGLAYVFIGIGVGLAGTPASHSLTGSVPVRRAGMASGTADLQRDLGGAILQSVFGALLTAGYASAFAATLAVTPDAESMSSDMRNVLTKSFSSAADAAQQYPQYAGQITAAAKGSFLDGADWAYTAGIIAILAGAVLVFFLFPRREQEERLLAEYHSEDNG